Below is a genomic region from Neurospora crassa OR74A linkage group VII, whole genome shotgun sequence.
GGCGAAGAGGGGGTTGTGGAAGCTGACGCCGCCTTGTTTCTCGACGAGGGGGTCGAGGCGGAGAAGCCAGTGGGTGTAGTTGCCGTAGGGCACGTCGTCTTCGGTCTGGTGGGAGGGGTAGAAGGTGGACAGGGTGAGGTTGTTGAgaggggtggtggagatggaCCAGGGGACGACGGGCCGCAGAGAGCTTTGCTCGGAGACGCGAGCGCAGGAGAAGTCGCTGATGGTGTTGGCGGTTGTGTCGGGAAGGGACAAGTAGGTGGCGGAGGAGTGGCCGTAGTGCAGGATGCCGGTGCGCGGGTCGAGGGGGTCCTCGTTGGTGCTGTCGGTGCTGTTGAAGAGACCGTTGCGGAACGTGTTGCACCCGTCCGCGGGATGGGTGCGGATCCAGTAGTTGCCTGAAGGGGAAGGGTTGTCAAGGCCGTGGATGATGATATCGTATCGTTGACCTATAGTTATTTGTCAGTCTCTCACTGATCAGGAACaggggaaagaggagagaaTAATAAGGGGGGGCCGACAGACCAACGGCGACAAGCAGCGAGTCAACAATCTGTGGCTCGACAGGCACCAGATCATTGGCAATAATCTCCAACGCGTGTCCGTCAATGGAAAAGATGAACGATGTTCCTGCGGCTCCATTGATCAGTCGCAAACGGACCCTCTGCCCCGGAAGGATCTCAGTGATGGGGTACAACGATTGAATGTCTTCGCCATTGTAAGCAGCCACGGCTTCTTTGCTTCTGCCAATGCCATTCACTAGGATGTTGTCTGCCTTGGATCCACGGACCACCGGATCCTTCTCGTTCTCAaactcttcctccgccttcctGTACACCCAGTCCGACATGAAGTGGGGCGACGGGAGGGAAACGTCGTAGGGAGCACTGGCTGGACCGTGGACTACGACCGGTCCAAGGACGCCATCGGCATACTGTTGGAAATATGTTAGCTCCAACACTATATAAGTTTGTGAACTATCAAAGCGCTTGCTTACCTGCAAGATGTAATGGCTGTGATACCAGGTTGTCCCATACTGCAGCATGGTAAAGTTGTAGGTCCACGTGGAACCCCTGGCAATAGGACACTGCGTCAGGGCCACGCCGTCCTGGTCATTGTTGTAGAACTGACGCAGACCGTGCCAGTGAATGACGCTGCCTTCGTCGTCGAGGTTGTTGGTGACATGGACGATGACCGTGTCGCCCCAGCAGGCTTCGATCGTGGGTCCGGGATACGTGCCGTTCATGAGACGGGCCTCTCGAGGGGTACCATCGGGGGCAATGGTCTGCTTGGAAATATCCATGTGATACTAGATTGATTCGTCAGACTCAGGCCTACGTGTAGTTGGCAAGGATATACGTACATGTCTCTGAATTCCAATAGGAGTAAAGTTGTCATCTGTTCAGGTAGAGGACCGAACGGTCGCCAGGTCAGTATAAACCATCACAAAGGAGTAGCGTGATGAACAGAATATGAAAGAGGCGGGTGCACGTACAGTTCGTTGTGACGGTGTATCCCTTAGGACGTGACTCGCCCTCTTGAGCTTGAAGTTGTCTCAACCAGCACCATCTTGAATCGGCCCCGTCATTGCAGGCTTCCCATTCCTTCGACTTTAAGTCGGGGTAATGGCAGTAGAAGCCCTCGGAGGCACCTTCGGGATGAAAGCTGACATGGTCGCTTAGCCCCTTGCGTTTGAGGTCATGCTCTGTGTACCGACGAGGCGCGAGTAAGTCTGAGTTGCCAGCGCTGTACGACTGACCAAAATCGAGAGTCAAGACATGTTTACAGAGGACAAGAACAGAGACAAGATATTGTAATAGGCTTAGGCGGTACGCCATGCTTATTGGGGCTTGGGTATCGTGACCTATTGACAACTGAAGTGCAGATAGCTGAGATACCAGGGAGACGGGGTGGTTACAAGAGCATGAAGATGGGAACGCACAAGAGaaaaggtgaagaagaatgAGGGAAGGACAGATCACCAAGACGAGCTCTTATACCCAACTCGCGCCCCGTCTGTCTGTACAAGCACGCTTACCAAGACATCGTCTCTTTGCACAAAAAGAGTTGCCAAATCGATGTCGACACCTGCTTCTCGTAAATGTCAGTTCCAGTCCAAGTCAGCAAGGTGCATAATGTTGGAAACGGATCCTGcagaaaaggaggagtaAAGAGGGGGAAGGTGAACAAGAATTGGCGGCATTCGGATTGTCTTTTCCCTCCGTATCTCTTCACTGGAAGTCCATGGAATCACGGTATGGCTGACATATGCCCCTTTTCCTGTTTTTGTCATCCGTCTCCTTCGATGTTGCTGCCATCTCTCATCTGCAAATGCACCTTTGTCCAACATTATAAGCAGCTCAAAGAACCAAACATCCACATCGTCGGACGGCCTGCTTTGACAACCCGAGGCTCTCTTGATCGCATCAAGCAAGTCAAACATGCAGGGAATGCGCTCATGCTTCGCCTGCATATGCAGACATGCTTTCAACGCCAATCCTGAACTTCGACCCCCCTCAACCCTCCTCAATTCCGTTTTGTCAGAATCAATCCCAGGCACCTGGTAAGATTAGTCTATTGCGAGAACAAAACGCTAAAGAGCGCGTAGGAGCAATTGGCTGCATTGGATCCTTGCCAGGAAGAAACGACAAGGAGGGGGAATGTTCCACTATGAGGGAATGAAGAAAGTTAGTTTTCAGGTGAGGTACGTAAAGGTCTGGCACGACACCCACACATCAAGAACTCAACACCAAATCACCATCGCCAGCAACCTCATCCTAAATCCTCACACCACTCCTCAATCCAATCCCCCCCTCCGCTTTACTCCCCATCCCCAGCATCTGCCCCCTtcgcagccgccgccgcagccaaCACATCCCCCGCCGCCTTCACACTAATCATCATGGTCGGCACACTCGGGAAGAACCCCGGCACATTCGGAAACGCACTCGCATCCACAACCCTCAATCCCTCCGCCCCCCTCACGCGGAACTTACTATCCAACACCGCCATTTTATCCCCCTCAGCACCAATCTGGCAACTCGACGTCGCATGATGCGAATACGCTTGCGTCTTGAAATACTCGGCCTGTTTCCCATCCGAACACGTCGTTCCATTACTCTTCTTTTCAGCCGACGACGGACAAGGATGCAGTTCCTCAAAAGGCAAGACCGGTTCCCCCGCCGCCTGCCAACTTTCCCTCAGCATATTCGCCGCACTCACAAGTTCGGCTAGATCTTCATCCCCACCATGTTCAAAGAACCGAAAGTTAATCTCCGGTTTATCCTGCGGATCGGCAGACAGTAACCGAACGCTCCCGTCTTGCGAGCGGGGTTTGATATGCACCATTGCACAAGAATATTGATTGGGGCCGTAGTAGGTGGGGAACCCCGGCCAGAATCCTTCAAAGGAAAACGCACCGCACCAGGCAAAGATGTTTCGTTTGGGAGTGGGCGCGTTGGGGGTTCGGAAcaagatggtgatgagacCGCTTGCGATGGGGACTTTGCCTAGCCCCAAAAGGGAACCTTCGTAGTTATCGGTTAAGCGCTCGCCTACACCGGGAAGGTCGACGAGCACGGGGATGCCGAATTTGGAAAGCTCGGTGGCCGGGCCGATGCCGGAGAGTTTGAGCAGTTGGGGGGTGTTGAAGACGCCGCCGGAGAGAATTACTTCGCGTCTGGCAAAGTATTGAGTTTTGGGCGCGGTGGTGCCGGGAATGTGCTTGGGGTCGGCGCGGTAGAGGGAGGGCCCGGACATTGCTTCGACGCCGATGGCGCGGGGCTTGGGTCCGGTGGTGTTGAAGAGGACTTTGGTGGCGAGGGTGTTGAGTTTCACGGTTAGAGGGTACTTGGCGGGGTCGGCGACGGTGGCGCGGATGTAGTTGTTGGGACTGAAGCGCTTGCCGGTCTTGTCGGCGTGGGTGGCcaggttgaagaaggaggacatGGTGTCGCGGTTGGGGAAGTCGCCGAGGATGTCGGTGTTGGCGAAGTCGGCTACTCGCGAAGGGTCTTGGCCGATGAGCTCGGCGAGCCGCTTCATGATTTTGACGGCTGGACTGCTGTCGTTTTTGGCCCAGGAGGGATCAGAGTTAGAGATTGCCAGCCAGCCTACCGTCGTCCGTTGTCAGTTCCCATCTCATTATACGAAAGACTGTCACAAAGAAAACTCACCATCATGTCCATGCGAAGGATCATCAGCATCCGCATACTCATTCCTCTCAATCTTCTTCAGATACTCTCTCATCTTCCCGGCCTCCCAGCTGGCATCCCCCGTCAGATTCACAATCCGATTCCAATCATCATCTTCCGGCAAGCTCGCCACGCCCGCGTTATGCATCGCGCACCCGCCCAAGACGGCAGCACGCGGGTACTGAATCCCCAACAACTTGGCCCCCTCAGGCGGATCCAACCCGACATAAAACGTCCCGTCACCGGTGTCCCAGGTGGTATGCTTGAATTTCAAATCCCTCGCCGCGTCGTCCGAGTGCTTGACCCAAAAGTCCCAGCGCGTAGTCTCGTCGTTGGCGGCCTCGTTGAAGTTCTGGATGTCGGCGTAGGTCGGGTTGTCCCATTGGTCGGTGCCGGCTTCGATTAGCAGGGTGGAGTAGCCGGCGCGGGCGAGCTCGGCGGAAAGGGGACCACCGCCTGGACCGGAGCCCACGACTATGTAGTCGTAGGTGGCAGTGGGGTCCGCATCCGCGGGGGCTGCTAGAGCaggggcgaggaggagggagagtaAGAAGAACTTCATCATGGCAGGCAGATGAGGACAGTGGtgagaggagagagaagagTGTGCGAGACTCCCAGGGTCCGCGGAGGATGAAGGTGAGGATGGGACAAAATCACCAGAAAGTGGTGGAAGGGGAACATTAATATATGAAGCTCAACAATGAGCGTCTGATTGATTGGATCTAGACGAATACTACCTTGTTAAGCGCAACACAGGACTCATGGCAGCGGGTAAATCGCCTGGCCTGGTTCCGTTATAGTGAGAGGGGTTTGAGCCTGGTAACTTGTTTCCGAGATATTGCAATCACTGTCCATTCGCCTCCTTGAGTGTCCATCAGTGTATGGCTAAAGTGTTGTGCTTTGACCCATGGCCGGCCGTTTCTCCCCATTGTACACAACCATCTGTTTCCGAGGTCTCGTCATGCGCCAGCCAATGGACCGATTGACGACCAATGAAACTTTATTAGGGTAATCGAAAGCATCTTATGCCAGTCGTTGCCTTGTAAAGAGCGATAATCACCAATGGTAAGCTTAGAAATGGCTCCATAATACGTCGCTTGAGAATgtgggaaggaggggaagtaGCAGTCAATGCGAGCCAAGATCGGAATGTGACGCCGCATGGCATGGAAAGGGAAGGCCGACGAGCTCGGAACGGCATGCAGTTGGTTCTTGGTCAGAACGGTCTGCAACTGTTCCGTTTGCCGAGAGTGCAAGGTGTAAAGCCGAACGTTGTTCTACCTGGGCCAGGCTTCGGTGTTATCGTCCATTGAAGCGAGCGCTTGACGTGCCTTTATAGTGACGATAGCAACAGGACCACGGCCATGGatctcccctccccaccgctcttcttccttgttgTGGGTGGTAGATGGTCACGACAGGTTCGTGATCAGAAGTCCGAAAGCTTGCGTGGAGGCCAGTGGACCCGAGTCGATGACGGTACCGAGACCCCAACTACGGGATTCCCCATTTCGTGAACGCAAGATTactcccccttctccagcTCAGGCAAATAGACCTCTtcaatccttcttctcaacaCCCTTTCCGCCCCAGAAGCCTCCACCCTCCCCTCCGGCCCCCCTCTCATCATCTTTCCCACCAAAAACATCAGCTTTCCCTGGGGATACGCCTTCATCTTCCCTTGCTTCCACCTCAAGAACTCGCCCAATatcttctcctctccttGGATAACCTCATCCGCCAGTTTTGCGTATTCCTCCTCTGGCAGCTCCTTGAACCAGAGGCCGTGGGTATCAATGTAGCTGGTTGTTCCGCCTTCGGGGATCTCGCCGCGGTAGACAGCCCAGAGGAGGTCCTTGGCGACTttggcggtgatggtgcGGGAGTAGAGGTGGTGAAGGATGGCGGctagggaggaggagggaacgAGGGGTGATTCGCCAAGGGGCGTCATGGCTAGGCCTTCGAGGACATCTGGATCTGaacaggaggaagaggaagcggaGTCGGTGAGCTTGCCGAGTTCGTGGAGACACCAGTTCGCAGCCAGGGTTGCGTGTTCCGCGCCTTCTGGAACGGCTTGCCCATCGGCGACGAGGCGTTCCTCAAGGGAATCAAGCACATTGTAGAAGTACTGAATCCTGGCTCCACCATCAAGCAACATCAACGACAAGGCATCCTTGGCGCTGAGGTTATACCTCTCCATCAACTGATCCGCCTCCTGATCCGGCAACACCCCCATCGTCTCCCTCAACCTTGCCACCAGATCCTCCCCGATCACCACCGGCCCTAGGTCCGGATCAGGCATATATCGATAATCCACCtcgccttccttccctctgAGCCTTCTCGTCTCTGTGCTTCCCAAGCTCCACCCTCTCGTCTCCCCCTTCACTTCCCCGCCTTCCTCCAGTAGCTCAATCTGCCTATCCCTCTCAGCAATAATCGCGTCCTCAACCGCCTTGAAGCTACTCAAATTCTTGATCTCCGTCCTCGTGCCCAACTTCCCACTGGGATCATCCGTCCTCCTGACCGAAACATTCACATCGGCCCTTAGTCCGCCCTCCTCCAGCCCGCTCACGCACGCATCCACACTCGCCAAAACCATCTGCACCTTTCTCaccaacgccgccgccgtagcGGGGTGGTGGATTTCGGGAAGCGTGATGATCTCAATCAAGGGAACCCCGACGCGATTAAAATCCAACCACTGAACATCCCCGGGTTGTGCCGTAGTCTTGGCCGTGTCCTGCTCCATCTGCACCTGTTTGATCCCGACTTTTATCTCTTCCCCATCCTCCGCCGCGATCCCGTCCCTGGCGTAGAGCGTGATGAAGCCATCTTTGGCAAACGGCTCGTAAAACTGCGTGATCTGGTACCCGCTCGGCTGGTCCCAGTGGAAATAATGTTTCCTGTCGAACCGACTGACGGGCTGGATGGAGCAGTTGAGAGCCAAAGCGGCGCGGACGGCGGGGATCAGTGTGGCGGGCTGGAAAAGCGGTTGGGAGCCGGGGAGGGCGAGGTCGAAGGGGGCGACATGGGTGTTGGGCGGGTCGTTGAAGGACGTGGTTGCGGGAGAAAAAAGCTTGTGGGCGGTGTTGAGCTGGGCGTGGATCTCGATGCCGACGGTGAGTTCCCAGCCGGGGACTGTTTGGTTGTCGCtgctctttttctttttgtggCCCGACTTTTTGAGGGCTTTGGCTTGTTCTTTGAGTTGTTTGCGGaagggggcggcggcggcgggagaAGAGGTTGTGGCTGAGGGGTTCGCGAAGGAGGTTTCAGTCGTTAGGTAGCGGGCGTGTTGACGAGGCTGAAGCTGTCGCGAGGGGAGAGGAGCACCGCCGAGAGCTACGCGCGTATTCTTGCCGGGAAGTGCGGCGCGGGCACGAAGACAACCGGGAGAGGCAATGTGACCAGTCAGTAGATATCTACTGAGTTCGACAGTGGGGATTCGAGGCATTGTAGGTCGGATGGTGTCGGCGTCAAGCCTTCGTGTTGTGACCAAAGGCGGGAtggagaaaaggaaaagaggaattgGGAAGGAATTGGGGATTCGGGGAATTTGGCCCGACGTGGTGCTCCCCTCATGGTGGTCATAGCTCCCAACCCGTTATCGCTATACAGGGGATCTTATCACTTACACGGGACTTGTCTCctccaaccctaaccccgcCTGTTTTCTAGACGAAGGGAACAGAGGACATGATGATTAAACACGACCATTAATATGTCAATGTATTATGAAGTTGCCAAAGAAGAAACTTAAATGATTATTAGCTATGTATTGAATCCAAGCTGGTGCTAACAAGATGCCTTTAGAACAGGCTATCCTTCCTCACCGACTCCCCAAAGCCAAGGTACTTCTCCAGGACCCTGTACACTAATGTTCCTACACAACACTTCTCCTCAACCGTCACAACCAAAACATCTCCTTTTCCTGTCCATTACCAAAAATCATTCTTACCCTTTCCATACCCCTTTTTCATCTTATCCCGCCCTAAtccacctcaacctccccctcaccaccctcctccggcCACCTACACTCCCACACCTCCTCTCtatccacatccacatccacatccacatcccccccatcctccatcttttgcaccacctcctccttcaaaaCACTCTTCCCCGGCCACGCACAAACCTTTCTCTGTCTCCTCACCCCACCACTAGCATTCATCCCCGCCCTCCAACTCGTTGCCACCAACTGCctcacctccctcccctcctccacccactTCCTCAGCGCCACCAACGCATCATGCTCCTCACTTCCCTCGAATCCGGGCACCGACCAGACCCCAGACCCCATGACACCAGCCTGGAACGCCCCGCCAATATTCCACGGCGCATCCACCCCCGCCGGACTAGCCCAGCAGTGCTGCATCCCTGGGATCAAGAACATCTTGAAGAACTCTGTCGTTTCGTCGCCAAAGTACTGCATAGTCCGCTGGTAGTAAAGTTCCGACCCCTTAGTGGGTACTAACCCGTCTGCTAAGCCATGATACAAAATAATCTTGCCGCCGCGGGATCTATAGGCCGAAATGTCGTAGTGATCTGCTGTTGCTTGGCCCGGGTCGAGACGCTCAGCGAGGTCGACGACGGAATCGGAGTAAGAGGTGGTGTAGTCCCAGGCGGCGTTGTCGAAGAGAAAGTTACGCTGGTAGCCGATGCCAAAGGGGGAAGGGAGGCCGTTGGTGTTGCCGATGATGGCCCACCATTGGGCTTCGGAGCCGAGGGTCAGGCCCGGGTAGATGAGTTCGCCTGTGGTTTCGTGGTGGTGTGAGGAGTATACTTTGGCGAGGGTGGAGAGTTGGGGGTTGGTTAGGCAGGTTGGTGCTGGTTCGTTGGATGGgcagagaaggagggaggagttgAAGGTGCAGAGGTCGGGACGGCTGATGATGCCGTCTTGAAGACCGTCGGTTGGGTCGCATTGGCGGACGACTTCATCGGCGACGACTTGGAGCAAGGGCGTCGGGATGTAGGAGTCGATGGTGTTGGGGAGGTTGTACATGCCCAGCTGGGTGATGTAGTTGTTGAGGTGGGAAGTCCACCAGGCTGGGGCGCCGACAAGCACGCCGTCGAAGGAGTCAGGAAATTCTTGGATTTCGCGGAGACCCTGGCGGCCACCCGTAGAGCAGCCGCTATAGTACGAGTAAGTGATATCGCTGCCGTAGTAGGCGGCTGTAAGCTTCTTGCCGAGCGTAACGGTTCCATGAAGGGCACGCCATCCCCAGTCGGTCTTCTTTTCAGGCTGGTTGATAGCCCAAGATGTGTCGATTACAGACCCGTTGTGGCCAAGGTCAGATGAGACGGTTGCCATGCCGTAATGTGTGCCGGGGGCCCTGGATTGACAGAGACATCATTAGCAGCTGGTTCGGCCATCGAAGACACAAAGGTGGTCAAATTCCATAAACAAGAGCAATGCTCGTAGTCCGTTGACAGGAGGGGAAGAACCATGACAAAAGCAACATAAGGACATACATATCAAGCCAATTTATCCCCCCCGCAAATCCTCCATTTCCAACCGCAAGAAACCTCCCGCTCCACTCCGTCGACATCGGCAAGAACAGCCCAAACCGATAGCTACTCGACGGCGAACTCGTCACGTTGACCGTCACCGCACATAATGCGGGAAGATCCGTTGGGTCAGTCGGATACGCAATATTCGCCTTTCCTTCACCATGGCTGCCGCCATCTGGAACAGCCGCGATATTCTCCAGGTTTGCTTCGGAGGGCAGGATGCTGGTGAAGAAGGCCTGGTTGCAATTATCAGGTGGCGTTGTTGGTATTGGTTCTGCCGGTGATGTTGCAGCTGCCGAGCTGgaggctggtggtgggatATCACGTTCCCACCATCCTAATGTGCCGGGTACGGCATGACTTTGGATGACAATGGCGAGGAGGGCAGCGACGACTCCGGCAAGAGAGGCTGTGATACGCGTCATTATGCAAAGAAGTAGAGAGATGGATAACGGTCTGTCGTTGCGGAGACCATAAAAGAGAATCAGTAAGaggataataaaggaaaaacAGTTCGTTCTGTTCCATGTATGGAAGTTTTTGACAAGAGTCGACTGATGAAGTAGACCGAGTAGAGAACATGGGTAGTTGAGTAACCCTCAGGGTAGACGGATCGAATGTGGTAGACCGAACGTGGTACAGTGTAACGTCTACAACTAAGGATATCGTGAAGACGGGTACTTGGTGTTCCCTTTATAAAGAATCCAGAACTGTATGACTTACCAGCTGCAACGACACCCACCGAGGATATCCCAACTTTCGAAGTGCTATCACGAGGTTCGGTTGGTCGTGAATCGGCATCTTGGGGTTCGTCTGGAGAGGCGAACCTTTCTTCCATGGCTTGAAACGGTCGGTATCCAGCGTAATACCTTGGCGGCTTCTCCTAGCGTTTGTCATCAAGCTGAACGGTCGGGGTAGATGCTAGCCTGCCCAAGGTGCCCGACAGGATGGGAGTTCAGGAATCTGCAAGCTGACTTGCAGAGCAGCCATGCAGCGGAGGAGCAGCCCGAGGGCAAGCTGGAGAAGCAGACATGGCAGATATATGCATTAGGCTGGTCATGCGGGTGTGACACTGAATCGCAACTGCCAACTCGATCCATTGTAGTTCCAAGACTACCTTCAATATGATGCTGGGCTTGATTGGAGAGGTTGGATGATGGGAGCTAGCTCGGTGACCTTGGGTTGAGTTGGAATGAAGCTTGATCTGTGTGCTTTCAAAGTCTGATACTACCTTACTCTTTTTCTGGAAATAGATGGTAACACAGCGTCAAGACTACAACTCTAAATCTTGGGTCGTGCGAGACACTGTCCCAGGTTTGACAAATTACGAGTGACGAGGGAGATGAAGAACACAAAGTTACAACTTCGAGCGGGGAATGATGGGACTGCGTACTGCTACCAAGCATGCAGTTACCGTGTAGCCTCACACAAACTTGCAGTTTCAGGATAGGCACAGTCGTGCGGAATCTGTCAGGTCAAAGGTCTGTCAGTTGCGTTTGGCTGTAAGTAGCTGGCTGTAGAAGCAAATTGCAGAGCTATAACCCTGCGTTGTCGGACGGTCCTGTCCTGGAATACGAGTTGTTTGAGATTATGTGGTAGTCGGAGAAGTTTACCGGCAGGCAGGGATGAGGGGACGGCTCGGGTCCGATGTGAATTCGCTGCCGCTGTTATATCTTCTCTCTCTGTTGCCATACGTGCCCAATTATTGATCTGATCCAGACTGGCGGTAACCCGAATGGTGCCCCTCCCTTCTCACCCTTTGGGTTTCTCATTCTTGCTTCAGGTTTTGTTACGGAGGCAACCTGGATCCTTTGGGGACCCCAACCTAGAACCCCACTCCGAAGAACCCCGTCCGATCTCAAGGAGGTTACTATCCGCTTCTTGAACCTATCAAACGTCATATTTGTAAGTACCAGGAGCAGAGCAGGTATCTCGCCGGGACTTCCATGTCCGAAAAGGATATTTCTCCTGTCTACAAGCTGTACGCTTGGGTAGAAGGGTGAAGAGAACTCCACTTCCGCGCTTGAATTGCTCCGAGCAAATTAACTTTTGTATGCCGCTATGACGCTCTCCCCGAACTCGATTCACATGTGTGGGTGTATCTTAAGTGACTTTGTGATGATTGCGATTGTTAATcaaaaaagaacaaagaagagaagaagaacaaaagaagaaacaaCCCGGGTACGACGCTGAAATGCATACCTTGTCCATGGTGAATACGTCAGTCAGCCTCCATCTTACCCCAGATTCCCTTCTCAGAGTCGGAATAACCGGACTTCCTGTCCGTTACTTTCGCGAAGAAGCTGCCGATTCTTGTAGCCATACCAAACCCGGAGTCCAACTGCTCCCGCCGAAACCATGAGAAGCATCCCCGCATTGGTCCAGTGACCCGTGGGATATCCCCGAgcggcctcctcctttggGTATATCCACACACCGGGGATTTGGCCAATGCCACCCCCGACACTCACATTGATTGCAATGGCTAGACCTACGGAAGCCGTACTGTAGACATTTGATGAGAGCCATCCCAGCATTGGTGGGACACAGGCAAAAGAACCCGCCGATGCAAGGATGAGACAACCGTATCTGTGCTGGTAGGCATCTACTGGTAGTGTGACCATGGCTATAAACCCTACGGCACCGAGGAGCGAAAACACGGCGCTGTGAATACCGCGGGCATTGAAGTGGTCCGCTGACCACGAACCAACAATTTGTGTGACTGTAGGTAATTCCGTCAGTAAGGTATTCATCACGGAGGTATGCGTAGACTAACCATAAGCTACCGCATAAGGTGGCACACTCATCAACTGAGCCCGGAGATCTTTGTATCCCAGACCGGCAGTGATGGACGGGGTGAACAACGACAGCGAGCTGAAGGGAACCGATATTCCAAAGTAGATGAGGTAGTGGCCATAAAGCCGCCAGTCCGTAAGTGTAGTTTTGGCATCCTGCCACGTCATGCTGCGATGATGACTCTTGCTCCCTTCTACCTTGAGACGAGCTAGCGCAATTTCGCGTTCTCTTCCTTTGAGGTGCTCCTCTGGGTAATCCGGTAGGAAAAAGAGGACAAAGAGCGACGAGACGCACGATGGGGCGCCTTCAATGATGAAGAGCCAACGCCATGCAGATAGTCCGCTTGCGCCGTTCATGTGGCCAATGCCGTAGGCGATTGCGCCCCCAAAAGCACCGGCGAGCGTGGCGCTGGCGAGAATAGAGGCGACTCTGACACTGCGCTCGTCGGACTTGTACCAAAAGGTCAGGTAGTAGACCA
It encodes:
- a CDS encoding laccase 2; this encodes MAYRLSLLQYLVSVLVLCKHVLTLDFGQSYSAGNSDLLAPRRYTEHDLKRKGLSDHVSFHPEGASEGFYCHYPDLKSKEWEACNDGADSRWCWLRQLQAQEGESRPKGYTVTTNYDNFTPIGIQRHYHMDISKQTIAPDGTPREARLMNGTYPGPTIEACWGDTVIVHVTNNLDDEGSVIHWHGLRQFYNNDQDGVALTQCPIARGSTWTYNFTMLQYGTTWYHSHYILQYADGVLGPVVVHGPASAPYDVSLPSPHFMSDWVYRKAEEEFENEKDPVVRGSKADNILVNGIGRSKEAVAAYNGEDIQSLYPITEILPGQRVRLRLINGAAGTSFIFSIDGHALEIIANDLVPVEPQIVDSLLVAVGQRYDIIIHGLDNPSPSGNYWIRTHPADGCNTFRNGLFNSTDSTNEDPLDPRTGILHYGHSSATYLSLPDTTANTISDFSCARVSEQSSLRPVVPWSISTTPLNNLTLSTFYPSHQTEDDVPYGNYTHWLLRLDPLVEKQGGVSFHNPLFANFSTPSLLDFTNIGQGENDNVIRLPYSSHPTDFIHMVIDGSLLPSTNQTDLDPDVIPLLAHPMHWHGSDVVLLAQSEQPFDPATSMDTWNYENPPRRDTIMAPAGGYVAVAFKPDNPGVWLVHCHIAWHASAGLALQMVIDDGQGMVEKMLAGERMKRLEGGCEEWKADLGKVVDYKKEESGV
- a CDS encoding glutamyl-tRNA(Gln) amidotransferase, whose amino-acid sequence is MPRIPTVELSRYLLTGHIASPGCLRARAALPGKNTRVALGGAPLPSRQLQPRQHARYLTTETSFANPSATTSSPAAAAPFRKQLKEQAKALKKSGHKKKKSSDNQTVPGWELTVGIEIHAQLNTAHKLFSPATTSFNDPPNTHVAPFDLALPGSQPLFQPATLIPAVRAALALNCSIQPVSRFDRKHYFHWDQPSGYQITQFYEPFAKDGFITLYARDGIAAEDGEEIKVGIKQVQMEQDTAKTTAQPGDVQWLDFNRVGVPLIEIITLPEIHHPATAAALVRKVQMVLASVDACVSGLEEGGLRADVNVSVRRTDDPSGKLGTRTEIKNLSSFKAVEDAIIAERDRQIELLEEGGEVKGETRGWSLGSTETRRLRGKEGEVDYRYMPDPDLGPVVIGEDLVARLRETMGVLPDQEADQLMERYNLSAKDALSLMLLDGGARIQYFYNVLDSLEERLVADGQAVPEGAEHATLAANWCLHELGKLTDSASSSSCSDPDVLEGLAMTPLGESPLVPSSSLAAILHHLYSRTITAKVAKDLLWAVYRGEIPEGGTTSYIDTHGLWFKELPEEEYAKLADEVIQGEEKILGEFLRWKQGKMKAYPQGKLMFLVGKMMRGGPEGRVEASGAERVLRRRIEEVYLPELEKGE
- a CDS encoding feruloyl esterase B; translated protein: MTRITASLAGVVAALLAIVIQSHAVPGTLGWWERDIPPPASSSAAATSPAEPIPTTPPDNCNQAFFTSILPSEANLENIAAVPDGGSHGEGKANIAYPTDPTDLPALCAVTVNVTSSPSSSYRFGLFLPMSTEWSGRFLAVGNGGFAGGINWLDMAPGTHYGMATVSSDLGHNGSVIDTSWAINQPEKKTDWGWRALHGTVTLGKKLTAAYYGSDITYSYYSGCSTGGRQGLREIQEFPDSFDGVLVGAPAWWTSHLNNYITQLGMYNLPNTIDSYIPTPLLQVVADEVVRQCDPTDGLQDGIISRPDLCTFNSSLLLCPSNEPAPTCLTNPQLSTLAKVYSSHHHETTGELIYPGLTLGSEAQWWAIIGNTNGLPSPFGIGYQRNFLFDNAAWDYTTSYSDSVVDLAERLDPGQATADHYDISAYRSRGGKIILYHGLADGLVPTKGSELYYQRTMQYFGDETTEFFKMFLIPGMQHCWASPAGVDAPWNIGGAFQAGVMGSGVWSVPGFEGSEEHDALVALRKWVEEGREVRQLVATSWRAGMNASGGVRRQRKVCAWPGKSVLKEEVVQKMEDGGDVDVDVDVDREEVWECRWPEEGGEGEVEVD
- a CDS encoding MFS transporter, which translates into the protein MAHSIEEMDPDKEKQLDEVEVSRNNELTPEFEYSQAEEQALLRKQDLTILPLCAAIYFLCYLDRSNIGNARILNSSTHNDMQTETHSTQYQFNIALMVFLVAYATFEVPSNILLKKLRPSRWIAFLMFSWGAITMGLGGVQNFSSLAAVRFILGASEAGLFPGLVYYLTFWYKSDERSVRVASILASATLAGAFGGAIAYGIGHMNGASGLSAWRWLFIIEGAPSCVSSLFVLFFLPDYPEEHLKGREREIALARLKVEGSKSHHRSMTWQDAKTTLTDWRLYGHYLIYFGISVPFSSLSLFTPSITAGLGYKDLRAQLMSVPPYAVAYVTQIVGSWSADHFNARGIHSAVFSLLGAVGFIAMVTLPVDAYQHRYGCLILASAGSFACVPPMLGWLSSNVYSTASVGLAIAINVSVGGGIGQIPGVWIYPKEEAARGYPTGHWTNAGMLLMVSAGAVGLRVWYGYKNRQLLRESNGQEVRLFRL